In Oryza sativa Japonica Group chromosome 11, ASM3414082v1, the following are encoded in one genomic region:
- the LOC4349951 gene encoding ankyrin repeat-containing protein At5g02620, whose protein sequence is MDHHVVVQLAQHRYSGSPSADQPPAAAASGESTPRMEMCPSLYRAARSGRSEEVVALLLQQRHGAGSAAGHRHQVAGLLCLRGGDCRRSSQRGIIQHEQCNLLEVTAERNTVLHVAAEKGHIELIKELYHRFIKDNNFLSRRNSALNTPLHCAAREGHTGTVTTLVHLAQDRVENIMGCQNTAGDTALHLAARHGHGATVEALVAAHAKATELNKVGVSPLYLAVMSRSVPAVRAIVTTCSDASAVGPSSQNALHAAVFRSLEMVHLLLQWKPELASQVDCNGSTPLHFAASDGNSKIIRAIMATAPPGTVYMKDSDGLSALHVAAKLGHADVVKQLIGIRPDAVELRDSHGETFVHSAVREKRSSIVSLAIKKHKQVGGLLDAQDGDGNTPLHIAVVAGAPGIVNALLQKGKVQTDVLNDDGHTPLDLASTSPSLFNMVRFVMALVAFGAQCRPQRNDHLKPWSGHDNIGKGIERTSDSLAVVAVLIATVAFAAGFNMPGGYTNDGSASLEGMSLFRWFVVLDAIAVASSVIAVILLVYGKASRSTGSWKSFVAALHCIWVSLVSLILAFFAASRAVMRTSTAESIVYIVIYVGIIVLSLFVAQWIGPVTTARAFWRFLWLSHRAHTVRRQYPFAVASIYNWLLFLHITYIMFAGLGVVHNHSNSDRGGLSSSWNPNHISPAPAPM, encoded by the exons ATGGATCACCATGTCGTAGTCCAGCTCGCGCAGCACCGTTATTCAGGCTCGCCGTCCGCAGATCAGccacctgcggcggcggcgagtggtgAGTCGACGCCTCGCATGGAGATGTGCCCGTCTCTCTATCGCGCTGCACGCAGCGGCCGCTCGGAGGAGGTCGTGGCGTTGCTTCTGCAACAACGGCACGGCGCTGGATCAGCAGCAGGACATCGTCATCAAGTCGCTG GTCTGTTGTGTTTGAGAGGAGGTGATTGTAGAAGATCCTCGCAACGAG GCATTATTCAGCATGAACAATGCAACCTACTCGaggtgacggcggagaggaaCACCGTTCTTCATGTCGCAGCGGAGAAAGGGCACATCGAGCTGATCAAGGAGCTCTACCACAGGTTCATCAAGGACAACAACTTCCTCTCTCGTCGAAACTCGGCACTGAACACGCCTCTGCACTGCGCAGCAAGGGAAGGGCACACCGGCACCGTGACAACCCTAGTACATCTAGCCCAGGACCGTGTGGAGAATATCATGGGGTGCCAGAACACGGCCGGGGACACGGCCCTACATCTGGCAGCGAGGCATGGTCATGGCGCCACTGTGGAGGCTCTTGTCGCGGCACACGCAAAGGCGACAGAGCTGAACAAAGTCGGCGTGTCTCCGTTGTACTTGGCGGTGATGAGCAGGTCGGTGCCTGCTGTAAGAGCAATAGTTACTACCTGCAGTGACGCATCAGCCGTTGGGCCGAGCTCGCAGAATGCTCTGCATGCTGCTGTCTTTCGGAGCTTAG AGATGGTTCACCTCTTATTGCAATGGAAGCCAGAACTGGCTAGCCAAGTCGACTGCAATGGTAGCACCCCGCTCCATTTCGCGGCATCCGATGGCAACAGCAAAATCATACGTGCAATCATGGCCACTGCGCCACCTGGCACAGTGTACATGAAGGACTCGGATGGCCTCTCTGCTCTTCATGTCGCAGCTAAGTTGGGGCATGCCGATGTTGTCAAGCAGTTGATTGGGATCCGCCCTGATGCTGTCGAGCTTCGTGACAGCCATGGTGAGACCTTCGTGCACTCCGCAGTCAGGGAGAAGCGCTCCTCGATCGTGTCCCTTGCCATCAAGAAACACAAGCAggtcggtggtcttctggatgcgCAGGACGGGGATGGGAACACGCCGCTCCACATCGCCGTGGTTGCCGGCGCGCCTGGCATCGTGAATGCTCTACTCCAGAAGGGGAAAGTGCAAACCGATGTCTTGAACGACGATGGACACACACCGCTAGATCTCGCTTCCACATCGCCCAGTTTGTTCAATATG GTAAGGTTCGTGATGGCATTAGTTGCTTTCGGGGCACAATGCCGACCACAAAGGAATGACCATCTGAAGCCATGGAGCGGCCATGACAACATAGGGAAGGGGATAGAGAGGACTTCGGACAGCCTCGCGGTGGTGGCCGTGCTCATCGCCACCGTTGCCTTTGCAGCTGGATTCAACATGCCGGGCGGGTACACGAACGACGGCTCGGCAAGCCTCGAGGGCATGTCCTTGTTCAGATGGTTCGTGGTCCTCGACGCCATCGCGGTAGCATCATCGGTGATCGCCGTGATCCTGCTCGTCTACGGGAAGGCGTCGCGCTCCACCGGGTCGTGGAAGAGCTTCGTGGCGGCGTTGCACTGCATCTGGGTCTCGCTCGTCAGCCTAATCCTGGCCTTCTTCGCGGCCTCCCGTGCCGTGATGAGAACCTCGACGGCAGAATCCATCGTGTACATTGTTATCTACGTGGGCATCATCGTTTTGTCTCTCTTTGTCGCACAGTGGATTGGACCTGTGACGACGGCGCGTGCATTCTGGAGGTTTTTGTGGCTCAGTCACCGGGCTCACACCGTCAGGAGGCAGTATCCGTTCGCCGTCGCTTCCATCTACAACTGGCTTCTCTTCTTACATATAACTTATATAATGTTTGCTGGTTTGGGAGTGGTACATAATCACTCCAATTCGGATCGGGGAGGATTATCAAGCAGCTGGAACCCGAACCATATCTCACCTGCCCCTGCACCTATGTAA